CATTCGGCAGTGCGGACGCAAAGAGGGGCGCAACTGGAGGGTTGCGCCCTTTTTTCGTGCGAAGGTAGGGAGGTGTCGCTTATTCGCCAGCCGGCTGGCTGCCGGGCAGACTGATCCGCGCGACCTGTTCGGCAATGGGATCCGTCGAAAGCGGATGCAGCGCTGTGTGGTAATCATCCAGCGCGCCAAGGTCGCCCCAATGGCCGCCCCGATAGACTTCGAGCCCGGCAAACTTGGCCTTGTATCCCATCTTTGGTGATCCGGGCACCCAATAGCCGAGGTAGACATACGGCAGACCCAATTCGCGCGCGATGTCGATGTGATCAAGGATCAGATACGTACCCGGCGATGACTTTGCCAATTCCGGTGCGAAGAACGAATAGACCATCGACAGGCCATCATCGAGGATGTCTGTCAGGCAGGCAGCCACGGGGCCGTCCCGATCCTTCGGGGCGACATTCGTGTCGGCGTATTCGATCACGCGGCTGCGGATCGGCGTTTCTTCTACCATTGCGGCGAATTCGAACATATCCATATCCGCCATGCCGCCATCTGCGTGGCGGCCATCAAGGTAGCGGCGGAACAGGCTGTATTGCTCTTCGGTTGCCCAGGGCGACGTCGCGCGCCGTTTGAGATGCGCATTACGTTTTATGACACGACGTTGGCTGCGGGACGGTGTGAAGTCGGCCACGCGGATGCGCGCTGACATGCAAGCCGCACATTCCGCACAGGACGGGCGGTACAGCACATTCTGCGAGCGTCTGAAGCCTTGCTTGGACAGGCTGTCGTTCAATGCCCCGGCGTTGTCGCCCTGAAGTGCTGTAAACAACTTACGTTCCATCCGGCCCTCGAGGTAAGGGCAGGGTTGGGGCGCAGTGACATAAAACTGCGGAGCGACTGGTAGCGTATGGCGCATGCCCTTATTCTGACGTGCAAAACGGGTGCCGTGCAACCCCCCGAAAATGGCGAAGCCGCGATGTGTTGTCCTAGGCGGGTTTGTTGATTGCCGTGGTGTGCATGATCGTGTCGATCAGGCCCTGACCGCGTTCGGTGACGCACATCATTACCATCGACACAAGCTGCAACGGGAAGACTGCCCAAGCGACCGTGTATCCAAGCGTGTGCAGCGCTGCCTCTCCGGAATCAAAGCGATGCCCATCGTCGTTGCGAAATTCGATTGCCATCAACCGCATGCCCCATGTCGAGGACCGGCTGGCAATTGTGCCCCACCGATAGATGAAGCCGACAAACAGCATCATGAATGGAAAATAGAAGATCGCCGTGAATGCGGTGAATGGAACTGCGATCAGGCTGAAGAGCGTGATCACGATTGCATCGACGACCCAAGCGATGAACCGCTTGAGCGGGACGCCTTCGTAGAATGCCGCTTCAGTCTGTGGATCGGGCAGGCCGGAGGTCAGGTGGTGCGATGTCATCGTCATCTCGTTTCGCTTTCGGTCAGGGGTGAGATAGGCAGCCGGACCACCCCGCACAAGGGATGGTCCGCCCGCAGTCAGTCTTGCGCCTCGGCGCGTAGTTTGGTGGCGCGGTCGTCCATGAACTTGTCAAATTCGCTTTGGTCCTTGGCGTCGCGCAGGCGTCCGAGGAAGCCTTCGAACTTGGCCTGTTCTGTCTCAAGCCGTGCCAGCATGTCCTGACGATATGCGTCAAAGCTGGCGTTGCCGGATGATTGTGTGCCGGTTGTCGGCACAAGCGATCGCAGTTTGGCGTCAACGACCTGCGGTGACGGCAGCGCAGCGCCACCGGGCGCAAAGCCGCCGCGCCAGCCCAGCACTATGGCAAGGATGAAACCGGCAACCCAGGAATGATCGAACGTTATCGCAATCGCCGTAATCGCAAAGGCGCCGAAAAGGATCGTGGACAGGATTTGCACCGAGACCGGCAATCCGTATGGCCGGGGGTGCGGGGGTTCGTTTGTGTCGTAATGGGTGTTCATTGCAATCGTCATCTGGTGTCCCTCTCACTCTCAAATACGGTGAAGGGCACCGTTTCCGGTGCCCTAGCTTTTTTAGGCGACGTCCTTGTCGTCATGGTCGCTATCGTGGTCCGTCTTTCTGGCACGCTCGTCCATGAACTCGTCGAACTCGGCCTTGTCCTTGGCTTCGCGCAGACGCTCGAGGAATTGCTCGAAGTTTGTCTGCTCTTCTTCAAGGCGGCGCAGGGTCTCTGTCTTGTAGGCGTCGAACGCCGTGTTGCCGGATGATTTCATCGCGTGGCGGGCATAGCGCCCGTTGTGGCGGGTGACGGATGTGCAGGACTTGTTGAACATGCGTTTGCTCCAGATCATGTAGGCAAGAAGGGCGAGGCCGATGGGCCAGAAGAAGATGAAGCCAACCACCATGGCGGCGATCCATGCGCCCTTGCCACGCTCATCCAGCCACGCTTCGGTGCGGGCAAAGATGCCGGGACGGGCAGACATATAGGCCATGTCAGGTGTTGGATGGGTGGGGTTTGCAGTTTGCATAGCGCGTCTGTTCCTCTTGGTTGCCGTGAATGTAAATGCGTTTCACATCACTACAGATGGGATAACCCCTGCGACCGATCAAGACTTAATGTGAATGTTTTTTACATTGCGGCGCTAAAGCATTGCTTTCAGGCAGAATTTAGTCAGGCTACGATCAGGTGCAGCTTGGCTTGGGAAGGCGCAGTTTCTCTTCACATCGTGCAATACAGGCCTTTTATGCCTTTGCGATTGCGCCTTTTCATGTCGTGAACTCACCCACAGTGGCCGAGCACAGCGCTAGAAGCTGGTCCGGCGCGATCTCAAAAATATGGCGCGGCGTGCCTGCGGCGACCCAGATCGTCGCGAAGTCCTGCAAGCGCGGATCAAGAAACGCGCGGATCGGGTTCAGATGGCCGACGGGGGACACACCGCCGATGGCAAAGCCGGTCTGCGCACGGATCAGCGCGGCATCCGCTTTGCCCAGCGGTTCGCCTGCAAGTGCTGCAGCTTTCACCGGATCAACCTGATTTCCACCAGCTGTGATGAAAAGAACGGCCTTTTCGCTGTCCTGTCCTGCGAAAATGACAGACTTGCCGATTTGATCGACATGACAACCGGCAACATCTGCAGCCTGCTGCGCCGTTCGCGTGTCGGCATCCATTTCGAGCGGCGTAATATCCAGGCCCGCATCCCGCAGTGCGCCGACCACGCGTTTCAGGCTCTTGCTCATTTCGCTGCTTCCTGCCTAGCTTGTCGGATGACGGACACTTTCACTTTGGAAAACACCATACTCGCGCATGAAAGAAAAGTGTGGGATGCACTTGTCGCGGGCGAAATGGCCGCGGATGCTGACGCGCTGAGCGCGGATTTTCTGGGCGTCTATCCCGACGGATTCGCGGGCAAAGCCGATCACGTGGGCCAGTTGAAGGATGGGCCAACCGTGGCGGAGTATGAAATCACTGCGCCGCAGATCCGCCCCCTTGGACCGGACACCGTGCTGCTTGCCTATCACGCGACGTTCCGCCGCCCGTCAGAAACGCAGATGAAGGCGATGTATGTCTCTTCGATCTGGCAGGCGCAGGGTGCGACCCGGGTCAATATCTTCAGTCAGGACACACCGGCATGAGTTTCGCAGCACACATCACCCGCGCACCTGACGCATTCGACAAGGCGCGCGCCGATGACGTGATGAGCGATATCGGAGAGTTTGCTGCGGACGTTATGCACGTCCTGCATGGTGCCGCTGGGTGCAGCCCGTATCTGGGTGATCTGATGCGATCCGAAACGGACTGGCTGCCAGAAGCCTTTGATGACCCTGCTGCTGCGTTGGTTGCCGTCAATGACGCTGTCCGGTCCAGCACGACGACTGATATGCACACCGTGATGCGGCAAGCCAAGCGGCGCACAGCCTTGCTGACCGCGCTGGCTGACCTTGGTGGCGTTTGGCCGCTGGAAACGGTGACGCAGGCGCTGACCGATTTTGCAAATACCTGCGTCGATCACGGTATCCGGACGCTTGTCGCGGCCGAAATCGCGCGGGGCAAGCTGCCAGGCATGGGCGATGAAGATGCGGCCACTTCAGGCGGCATGTGCGCGCTTGCCATGGGCAAGATGGGCGCGGGCGAACTGAATTATTCCTCGGACATCGACTTGATCTGCCTGTTCGACGAAACCCGCTTTGATCCCGATGATTATTTTGACGCGCGCGCTGTCTTTATCCGTGTCACACGGCGTTTGACCGCGATCCTGTCGGATACGAAAGGCGGCTATGTGTTTCGCACGGATTTGCGGCTGCGTCCCGATGCGTCGGTGACGCCGGTTTGCCTGTCGATGGAAACGGCCGAGCGGTATTACGAAAGCGTGGGGCGCACCTGGGAACGGGCGGCCTATATCAAGGCCGCACCTTCTGGCGGGGATGTTGAGGCCGCGCTGCGGTTCCTGAAGACGCTTGACCCGTTCGTCTGGCGCAAGCATCTGGATTTTGCCGCTATTCAGGACGCGCACGACATGCGCCTGCGAATCCGTGATCACAAGGGGTTGGGTGGTGCGCTGTCGCTTGAAGGGCACGACATGAAACTTGGTCGTGGTGGTATCCGCGAGATCGAGTTTTTTACCCAAACACGCCAGCTGATCGCAGGCGGGCGCGATCCGTCTTTGCGGGTGCGCGGCACGGGTGAAGGACTGACGCGGCTTGCCGCGGCTGGCTGGATCAGCGCGGATGCCGCAGCAACGCTTTATACCCATTACAAGGCGCACCGCGAAATCGAACATCGCTTGCAGATGGTGAACGACGCGCAGACGCATACCTTGCCAACGGACGCGGAGGGGTTCCAGCGTCTGGCCTGCTTTACTGGTCAGGATATCAATGCCTTGCGGTCCGAACTTGAAGCGCGACTGGAAGAAGTCCACGCATTGACCGAAGGTTTTTTCACGACCGACGATCCCGCAGATGATGCCCCCGCATGGGGGAACGACATCACCGCCCGCTGGCGCACCTATCCGGCCCTGCGTTCGGACCGTGGCAGCGCCATTTTCAAGCGGATCGGTCCGGATATCCTTTCGCGGCTCCAGAAGGCTGCCAAGCCCGAAGAGGCGCTGGTCCAGTTCGATGCTTTTCTGGCGGGTCTGCCAGCGGGTGTGCAGCTTTTCTCGCTGTTCGAGGCGAACCCGCAGTTATCCCAGTTGATCGTCGATATCTGCGCGACCGCACCGGCGCTGGCCCAATACCTGTCGCGCAATGCAGGGGTGTTTGATGCGGTGATCGGCGGGTCATTCTTCGGTGACTGGCCGGGGCAGGACGCGCTCAAAGCGGAACTGACCGCCAATCTGGACGCAGCCGCCGATTACGAGGCGCAGTTGAATGCCGCCCGCCGCTGGATGAAGGAATGGCATTTCCGTATCGGTGTGCACCATCTGCGTGGCCTGATCGACGCCGATACGGCCGCCACCCAATACGCCGATCTGGCCGAAGCGGCGATTGCTGCACTTTGGCCGCCGGTCTGTGCTGAATTTGCGCGCAAGTTCGGGGGATTGCCGGGGCAGGGTGCTGTCGTGCTTGGCATGGGATCGCTTGGCGCAGCGCGGCTGAACGCGGAATCCGACCTTGATCTGATCGTCATCTACGATGCGGATGGGGTGGAAGCCTCTGACGGCCGGCGTTCATTGCCGACGCGCACCTACTATGCGCGACTGACGCAGGCGCTTGTTACTGCACTTTCGGCCCCGATGGCCGAAGGGCGACTTTACGAGGTCGATATGCGCTTGCGCCCGTCGGGCCGCCAAGGTCCGGTTGCGACCGCGTTGCAGGCGTTCCGGGATTACCAAAGCAACGACGCCTGGACATGGGAACACCTTGCGCTGACCCGTGCGCGGGCAGTTGCGGGGGCCGCCCCACTTGGCCAGGCTGTCGAGGATTTCCGCCGCACGCTGTTGCCCGCCAAGGGACAGGGCGAAAGCGTTTTGCAGGACGTCGCCGACATGCGCGCACGTTTGGCCGCAGCCAAGCCTGCCCAATCTGTCTGGGACATGAAATCTGGGCCCGGCCATCTGCAGGACATCGAACTTTTGGCACAGACCGCAGCCTTGATCGCAGGCAGCCCCGCGACGGATACGGCCAGCCAAATCGCAGCCGGTGTCGCAGCAGGCTGGCTGGATGCCGCTGACGCGCAGGCATTGACCGCCGCCGCACGGCTTTTGTGGCAGGTGCAGGCAGCCGGTCGGTTGCTGACCGCCGGGGTGCTGGACCCTGATGCAATCGGAGAAGGTGGGTGCCGCATGGTGCTGCGCGAAACGGGCTTTGATACGATGGACGCGCTGCAGGAGGCCTGCACGACTGCATGCACGCGGGCCGCAGAGGTGATCGACCGCATGATCGGCACCGGCACATGAAGGGCGATGCACGTGATCCACGCGGCCTGATCCGCGAGGCCTATCGCATCGACGGGATCACCGCGGGCGAATGCCGCACCATCTTTCTGGATTGGGCACTTGGCGTGCCTGCCGATCAGGATACCAAGACCGAGGTCAAGGCGCTGCTTGTGCAATACGCCGATGAACCGACCAGCCACCCGATGACGCAGACGCTGATCGCCGCCCTGCGTGATGCCGCCCCTGCCAAACGTCGTGGCGGCAGGGCCGGACGACAGTGATGAGCACGCTGACGGCGTGGGTCGTCCTGCGCTGGATTGCAATTGTGATCTCGATCATGCTGGCCATCTTGTGCTTTGTCATCGCAGTTTTGCTTCTCGGGACGCCTGCCGGGAAAGGCGAGGTGGCGGTGATCCTTCATGGCGGTGTTACTGTCGTTGCAATCATCGGCACAGTTGTTTTCGGGGTGATGGCCGTTTGGCTGATCCTTTGGCGTATTCTGTGGTTACGTTACACAGGCAGCGCGCTGCTGATTGCTGGCGTTATTCTTCTGCTCGCGTGGCCGACCATCCATCAACGGCAGCTACAGGCGCAAGCCGACGCGCTGCATCGTCAATCGCAATTGCAGCAGGACGTTTTCGAAGGGCATCTGGACCAGCTTAGATCGCTCAGAACCGATCAGGGCGGTGCCGAGGCGCTGCGCGCGGCGTTCAAAGCGCGCATGAACGCACCTGACCTTTTCGACGGCAAATGGACAGCGGACTGGGATACGTTCGGCTATGTCCACACGATCTATATGTATGTCTTCTTTGACGTTGACCGGCAGGGCAATCAGGCAAACCAGCAGTTTCCGCTTACTGGTTCGATTTACTGCAATCACTTCGCTGACCGCTTTGCCGATCTGATCACGTCAGAGGCCCAAGAGGCGCGATATCAGGCCGCCTGTCAGGTTCCCAGACCCTAGCGCGGCAGTGCGGCGGCCTCTTTGGCAAGCGCGGTGATTGCGTCCCAATCTTCGTTTGCAATCATGTCCTTTGGCGCGACCCACGACCCGCCAACGCAAAGCGTGTTCGGCAGGCTAAGGTAGTCGTTCGCATTTTTCAGGCTGACGCCGCCTGTCGGGCAAAAGCTGACCTGCGGGATTGGTGCGCCGATGGCCTTGAGGGCGGGGGCGCCGCCATTTGCTTCGGCTGGAAAGAATTTTTGCACGGTATAGCCGCGTTCAAGCAGGCGCATCGCCTCACTTGCGGTGGCCGCACCGGGCAGGAGGGGCAGTTCATTGGCCTCGCAAGCGTCGAGAAGCAGGTCCGTGGCACCCGGTGATACGCCGAATTGCGCACCTGCGGCCTTGGCGTTTTCGACGTCTTTGGCCGTCAGCAGGGTGCCAGCACCGACGACGCCACCTTCGACGGCTGCCATTTCGCGGATCGCGTCAAGTGCGGCTGGCGTGCGCAATGTGACTTCGAGCGCCGGCAGACCGCCCGCGACCAATGCGCGTGCCAGACCGGCGGCTTTGCTGGCGTCATCAAGAACCAGAACCGGCACCACGGGGGCCATCAGACATAGGGCGCGGTTCTTTTCGGATGCTTGGGCAGGGGTCATGGTCGTGTATTCCTTGTTTGGTACGCTTTTCAGCGGGAACGGCGTGCGCCGCTTAGTGTCGGCAGGTTCAGATCACCACGCCAGCGCCGCTTGCGGCAAGACCGACGTTCTGGCGGAAGACGTCAAACAGTTCACGCCCGACACCGTTGCCATTTCCGCGCAGGTCCGCCTCGGCGACTGCACGGGTATCAAGATTGACGTCAAGCACGTCGATCGTGCCCGCAACCGCATCCAGCCGGACCATATCGCCGTCCTGCACCTTTGCGATCGGGCCGCCGTCGGCTGCTTCGGGGCAGACGTGAATCGCACTGGGGACCTTGCCCGATGCGCCCGACATACGCCCGTCGGTTACAAGCGCCACTTTCAGGCCGCGATCCTGCAGAACCGCAAGCGTCGGTGTCAGCCCGTGCAATTCGGGCATCCCGTTTGAGCGTGGTCCCTGAAAGCGGACCACGATGATCGTGTCTTCGGTAAATTCGCCCGCCTTGAAGGCATCCTTGACCGCCTCTTGCGTGTGAAAGACGCGGGCCGGTGCTTCGACGATGTGGCGTTCTGCGGCGACTGCGGATGTCTTCATCATGCCAAGGCCCAGATTGCCTTTCAGCTGTGTCAGACCGCCCGTCGGGTGGAACGGATCACTGGCAGGACGCAATATCTTGTCGTTCAGCGTGCTGTCGGTGCCGGGGCCGTAAACGACGCGCCCGTCCTTCAGCTTTGGTTCCTGCGTATAAAGCGACAGGCCGTCGCCGCCGACTGTCTTGACGTCTTCGTGCAACAACCCGGCCTTGAGCAAATCACCCATCATATAGCCAAGCCCGCCAGCCGCGTGGAAGTGGTTCACATCGGCCAGACCGTTCGGATAGACCTTTGCCATCAGCGGCGTGACGGATGAAATATCAGCGAAATCTTCCAGATCGAGGATCACGCCTGCGGCTTTGGCCATCGCTGGCAGGTGCAGCACGAGGTTTGTTGACCCACCAGTCGCCATCAGTCCGACCAGCCCGTTGACGAACGCTTTTTCGTCAAGGATTTCGCTGACAGGGCGGTAATCATTGCCCAGCGATGTGATCTGCGATGCGCGCTCGGTCGCAGCGACCGTCAGGGCTTCGCGCAATGGTGTGCCTGGATTGACAAAGGACGCACCGGGCATGTGCAGCCCCATGAACTCCATCAGCATCTGGTTTGAATTGGCGGTGCCGTAGAACGTGCAGGTGCCGGGGCCGTGGTAGCTGGCCATTTCTGCTTCCATCAGTTCCTTGCGCCCGATGTTGCCTTTGGCGAATTCCTGACGGACTTTGGATTTCTCGTCGTTTGGCAGGCCGGACACCATCGGGCCCGCGGGGACGAAGATTCCTGGGATATAGCCGAAAGTCGCGGCAGCAATGACAAGGCCAGGGACGATCTTGTCACAGACGCCAAGATACATCGCGCTGTCAAACACGTTGTGGGACAGCCCGACCGCAGCGGCCAGCGCGATCACGTCGCGCGAGAAAAGCGACAGTTCCATCCCTGTCTGGCCCTGCGTGACACCATCGCACATCGCAGGTACGCCACCGGCAACCTGTGCCGTAGCACCCACGGCGCGGGCGGCATCGCGGATCTTGTCGGGATATGTTTCAAACGGCTGATGCGCCGATAGCATGTCGTTATAAGCGGTGATGATCCCAATGT
The sequence above is drawn from the Cognatiyoonia koreensis genome and encodes:
- a CDS encoding arginyltransferase, yielding MRHTLPVAPQFYVTAPQPCPYLEGRMERKLFTALQGDNAGALNDSLSKQGFRRSQNVLYRPSCAECAACMSARIRVADFTPSRSQRRVIKRNAHLKRRATSPWATEEQYSLFRRYLDGRHADGGMADMDMFEFAAMVEETPIRSRVIEYADTNVAPKDRDGPVAACLTDILDDGLSMVYSFFAPELAKSSPGTYLILDHIDIARELGLPYVYLGYWVPGSPKMGYKAKFAGLEVYRGGHWGDLGALDDYHTALHPLSTDPIAEQVARISLPGSQPAGE
- a CDS encoding RDD family protein, which translates into the protein MTMTSHHLTSGLPDPQTEAAFYEGVPLKRFIAWVVDAIVITLFSLIAVPFTAFTAIFYFPFMMLFVGFIYRWGTIASRSSTWGMRLMAIEFRNDDGHRFDSGEAALHTLGYTVAWAVFPLQLVSMVMMCVTERGQGLIDTIMHTTAINKPA
- a CDS encoding DUF2852 domain-containing protein, with the protein product MTIAMNTHYDTNEPPHPRPYGLPVSVQILSTILFGAFAITAIAITFDHSWVAGFILAIVLGWRGGFAPGGAALPSPQVVDAKLRSLVPTTGTQSSGNASFDAYRQDMLARLETEQAKFEGFLGRLRDAKDQSEFDKFMDDRATKLRAEAQD
- a CDS encoding DUF2852 domain-containing protein gives rise to the protein MQTANPTHPTPDMAYMSARPGIFARTEAWLDERGKGAWIAAMVVGFIFFWPIGLALLAYMIWSKRMFNKSCTSVTRHNGRYARHAMKSSGNTAFDAYKTETLRRLEEEQTNFEQFLERLREAKDKAEFDEFMDERARKTDHDSDHDDKDVA
- a CDS encoding YbaK/EbsC family protein: MSKSLKRVVGALRDAGLDITPLEMDADTRTAQQAADVAGCHVDQIGKSVIFAGQDSEKAVLFITAGGNQVDPVKAAALAGEPLGKADAALIRAQTGFAIGGVSPVGHLNPIRAFLDPRLQDFATIWVAAGTPRHIFEIAPDQLLALCSATVGEFTT
- a CDS encoding nuclear transport factor 2 family protein codes for the protein MTDTFTLENTILAHERKVWDALVAGEMAADADALSADFLGVYPDGFAGKADHVGQLKDGPTVAEYEITAPQIRPLGPDTVLLAYHATFRRPSETQMKAMYVSSIWQAQGATRVNIFSQDTPA
- a CDS encoding glutamine-synthetase adenylyltransferase, encoding MSFAAHITRAPDAFDKARADDVMSDIGEFAADVMHVLHGAAGCSPYLGDLMRSETDWLPEAFDDPAAALVAVNDAVRSSTTTDMHTVMRQAKRRTALLTALADLGGVWPLETVTQALTDFANTCVDHGIRTLVAAEIARGKLPGMGDEDAATSGGMCALAMGKMGAGELNYSSDIDLICLFDETRFDPDDYFDARAVFIRVTRRLTAILSDTKGGYVFRTDLRLRPDASVTPVCLSMETAERYYESVGRTWERAAYIKAAPSGGDVEAALRFLKTLDPFVWRKHLDFAAIQDAHDMRLRIRDHKGLGGALSLEGHDMKLGRGGIREIEFFTQTRQLIAGGRDPSLRVRGTGEGLTRLAAAGWISADAAATLYTHYKAHREIEHRLQMVNDAQTHTLPTDAEGFQRLACFTGQDINALRSELEARLEEVHALTEGFFTTDDPADDAPAWGNDITARWRTYPALRSDRGSAIFKRIGPDILSRLQKAAKPEEALVQFDAFLAGLPAGVQLFSLFEANPQLSQLIVDICATAPALAQYLSRNAGVFDAVIGGSFFGDWPGQDALKAELTANLDAAADYEAQLNAARRWMKEWHFRIGVHHLRGLIDADTAATQYADLAEAAIAALWPPVCAEFARKFGGLPGQGAVVLGMGSLGAARLNAESDLDLIVIYDADGVEASDGRRSLPTRTYYARLTQALVTALSAPMAEGRLYEVDMRLRPSGRQGPVATALQAFRDYQSNDAWTWEHLALTRARAVAGAAPLGQAVEDFRRTLLPAKGQGESVLQDVADMRARLAAAKPAQSVWDMKSGPGHLQDIELLAQTAALIAGSPATDTASQIAAGVAAGWLDAADAQALTAAARLLWQVQAAGRLLTAGVLDPDAIGEGGCRMVLRETGFDTMDALQEACTTACTRAAEVIDRMIGTGT
- the eda gene encoding bifunctional 4-hydroxy-2-oxoglutarate aldolase/2-dehydro-3-deoxy-phosphogluconate aldolase, whose protein sequence is MTPAQASEKNRALCLMAPVVPVLVLDDASKAAGLARALVAGGLPALEVTLRTPAALDAIREMAAVEGGVVGAGTLLTAKDVENAKAAGAQFGVSPGATDLLLDACEANELPLLPGAATASEAMRLLERGYTVQKFFPAEANGGAPALKAIGAPIPQVSFCPTGGVSLKNANDYLSLPNTLCVGGSWVAPKDMIANEDWDAITALAKEAAALPR
- the edd gene encoding phosphogluconate dehydratase, with product MTLHPKIAAVTDRIRARSETTRGIYLDRMAAAAAEGPRRSHLTCGNQAHAYAAMGGDKDSLVAEKSPNIGIITAYNDMLSAHQPFETYPDKIRDAARAVGATAQVAGGVPAMCDGVTQGQTGMELSLFSRDVIALAAAVGLSHNVFDSAMYLGVCDKIVPGLVIAAATFGYIPGIFVPAGPMVSGLPNDEKSKVRQEFAKGNIGRKELMEAEMASYHGPGTCTFYGTANSNQMLMEFMGLHMPGASFVNPGTPLREALTVAATERASQITSLGNDYRPVSEILDEKAFVNGLVGLMATGGSTNLVLHLPAMAKAAGVILDLEDFADISSVTPLMAKVYPNGLADVNHFHAAGGLGYMMGDLLKAGLLHEDVKTVGGDGLSLYTQEPKLKDGRVVYGPGTDSTLNDKILRPASDPFHPTGGLTQLKGNLGLGMMKTSAVAAERHIVEAPARVFHTQEAVKDAFKAGEFTEDTIIVVRFQGPRSNGMPELHGLTPTLAVLQDRGLKVALVTDGRMSGASGKVPSAIHVCPEAADGGPIAKVQDGDMVRLDAVAGTIDVLDVNLDTRAVAEADLRGNGNGVGRELFDVFRQNVGLAASGAGVVI